A genomic stretch from Helianthus annuus cultivar XRQ/B chromosome 1, HanXRQr2.0-SUNRISE, whole genome shotgun sequence includes:
- the LOC110933512 gene encoding disease resistance protein RGA2: protein MGDVAISALVSEVVGRLTSKVIKELALLWGLEDDISTLQEDFTSIQAILEDAEEKHIKEKAVKLWLKSLRSASLEVENVLDEISTEALLQRLHKQRGAAWRVRAFFSSDHNKLLFRIRIAHKVKSIRRKLDAIASKRFELKLTPSSDIRHLDVGFKGVLPHRETSSLIHSSLVFGRNDEMELAIEKICNKDIGKYDSSEIRVYGIWGMGGVGKTTLAQLIYNHERVKQYFELKCWVYVSENFQVKEIIKGIIASIDKCECTLTHLDVLQESLQNKLRGKKFLIVLDDVWIEEDEKAKWDEVSKTLSCGAEESIVVMTTRYDTTSRMTAKVRELQHELGCLSEVYSWLLFKKFAFAEGREGDDISKLEPIGREMVEKCKGLPLAVKTLGSLMWSKRSISDWQRVKCNILWELQESKVLPALKLSYDNLLPHLKRCFAYCCMFPKGYYMEKDVVIQSWVANDFIPPRGDIDLYVLGEEIFNFLVWRSFFQVDKNHNNNFKMHDLMHDMAQHVMGDDFLVIESGKEIIIPNEVLHLSSSCPYYRFSPQELEKLRSLRSIFMFGDKYEPSATFMPISIFGDKYECSNTQLFNHMYMRVLYLSGIKLITLPESICKLKHLKYLNLSYSSIAFLPESIVYLQNLQVLILRSCRKLYCLPKGLRYMTSLERLDIAYCDLLTRLPIGIKELTSLRILPRFPVGYKCGAKLGELGDLNLLEGELEISQLVNVGASSEAKGANLKCKRNLLVLKLNWFDPFRKESRQEMFANEEVLEGLEPNQSLKKMIISKYMGNNISPKWMVNLRNLVEIQFFWCMNCEHIPSLGILPNLRVIKLSFMHSLKCFHDDEINMFTCLRELDIGCCPNLVSLPCNLPRLEVLKLERCGGLISLPGYLPNITKLKLSYCDGLVSLPDEIKSFKYLNELEINRCKHLSKRCEKENGVDWHKISHIPKFKTYSSGNIGFFVLLSSIYFLIAIYSRSSSKQYWNFLNSDNERIKDDC from the coding sequence ATGGGAGATGTGGCTATTTCGGCCCTTGTGAGCGAGGTGGTGGGGAGGCTGACTTCTAAAGTTATCAAAGAGTTAGCTCTACTTTGGGGACTCGAGGACGATATTTCAACTCTCCAAGAAGATTTCACCAGCATCCAAGCTATTCTTGAAGATGCAGAAGAGAAACACATCAAGGAAAAGGCTGTAAAGTTATGGCTTAAGAGTCTCAGATCAGCGTCCTTGGAGGTAGAAAACGTGTTGGATGAGATTTCAACTGAAGCTTTGCTACAACGTCTACACAAACAAAGAGGCGCTGCATGGAGGGTAAGAGCCTTCTTCTCCTCAGATCATAATAAACTTTTGTTTCGTATTAGAATTGCTCACAAAGTTAAATCCATAAGAAGAAAACTCGATGCCATTGCATCCAAGAGATTTGAGTTGAAATTGACCCCATCAAGTGACATAAGACATTTAGATGTGGGATTTAAAGGTGTTTTGCCGCATAGGGAAACCAGCTCGCTTATACATTCTTCACTCGTCTTCGGAAGAAATGACGAGATGGAGTTAGCAATTGAAAAGATATGTAACAAAGATATAGGAAAATACGACAGCAGTGAGATTCGAGTGTATGGTATATGGGGTATGGGAGGCGTGGGGAAAACTACTCTAGCTCAACTAATCTATAACCATGAAAGGGTGAAGCAATATTTCGAATTAAAATGTTGGGTTTACGTCTCCGAGAACTTCCAAGTTAAAGAGATAATAAAAGGAATCATTGCATCCATAGATAAATGTGAGTGCACACTTACACATCTGGATGTGTTGCAAGAGTCACTTCAAAACAAGTTAAGAGGAAAGAAATTTTTAATTGTACTAGATGATGTTTGGATTGAAGAGGATGAAAAGGCCAAGTGGGACGAGGTAAGCAAAACATTAAGTTGCGGGGCTGAAGAGAGTATTGTTGTGATGACAACACGATACGATACAACTAGTCGAATGACAGCTAAAGTTCGCGAGTTACAACATGAACTTGGATGTTTATCAGAAGTGTACTCATGGTTATTATTCAAGAAGTTTGCATTTGCAGAAGGAAGAGAGGGGGACGACATAAGTAAGCTAGAGCCTATCGGAAGAGAGATGGTTGAGAAATGTAAAGGATTGCCTTTAGCAGTGAAGACCTTGGGCAGCTTAATGTGGTCGAAAAGAAGTATAAGTGATTGGCAACGTGTGAAATGCAATATTTTATGGGAGTTGCAAGAAAGTAAGGTTTTGCCTGCTTTGAAGTTAAGTTATGACAACTTGCTTCCACATTTAAAGAGATGTTTTGCTTATTGTTGTATGTTTCCTAAAGGCTATTATATGGAAAAGGATGTAGTGATTCAATCGTGGGTTGCTAACGATTTCATTCCACCTAGAGGAGACATAGATTTGTATGTGCTTGGAGAagaaatttttaactttttggttTGGAGGTCCTTCTTCCAGGTAGATAAGAACCACAATAACAATTTTAAAATGCATGATCTGATGCATGACATGGCACAACATGTAATGGGAGATGATTTTCTAGTTATAGAGTCTGGTAAGGAGATTATAATCCCAAATGAGGTCCTTCATTTGAGCTCATCATGTCCATATTATCGCTTTTCGCCCCAGGAGTTAGAAAAGTTAAGATCATTAAGGTCAATATTTATGTTCGGAGATAAGTATGAACCTAGTGCTACATTTATGCCTATATCCATTTTTGGAGATAAGTATGAATGTAGCAATACCCAACTTTTCAACCACATGTATATGAGGGTATTATACTTGTCTGGTATTAAGTTAATTACACTACCTGAATCAATTTGCAAACTGAAACACCTAAAATACTTGAACTTATCATACTCAAGTATAGCATTTTTACCTGAGTCCATTGTTTATCTCCAAAATTTGCAAGTGTTGATATTGCGATCCTGTAGGAAACTGTATTGCTTGCCAAAAGGCTTGAGATACATGACTAGTTTGGAACGTTTGGACATCGCTTATTGTGATTTACTCACGCGTTTGCCAATTGGAATCAAAGAATTGACTAGTCTCCGAATACTTCCGCGGTTTCCTGTTGGTTACAAGTGTGGGGCAAAACTAGGAGAGTTAGGGGATCTAAATCTTCTTGAAGGGGAGTTAGAGATATCACAACTCGTGAATGTTGGAGCTTCTAGTGAGGCAAAGGGTGCCAACCTCAAATGCAAAAGAAATTTGTTGGTTTTAAAGTTAAATTGGTTTGACCCTTTTAGGAAAGAAAGTAGACAAGAAATGTTTGCAAATGAAGAGGTTCTCGAGGGACTAGAACCAAACCAGAGTCTCAAAAAAATGATAATAAGTAAATACATGGGAAATAATATATCTCCAAAATGGATGGTCAATTTAAGGAATTTGGTTGAAATTCAATTTTTTTGGTGCATGAATTGTGAGCATATTCCATCACTTGGGATATTACCCAATCTCAGGGTCATTAAGTTGAGCTTCATGCATTCTTTGAAGTGTTTCCACGATGATGAAATAAACATGTTTACCTGTTTACGGGAACTAGACATTGGTTGTTGTCCGAATTTGGTTTCCTTACCATGTAACCTTCCAAGACTCGAGGTTTTAAAACTAGAACGATGTGGGGGATTAATTTCTTTACCGGGTTACCTTCCAAATATTACAAAGTTGAAATTGTCATATTGTGATGGATTAGTTTCTCTACCAGACGAGATTAAAAGTTTCAAGTATCTTAATGAACTTGAGATAAATAGATGTAAACATCTAAGTAAAAGGTGTGAAAAGGAGAATGGTGTAGACTGGCATAAAATTTCTCACATACCtaaatttaaaacttattctTCAGGTAACATTGGTttttttgttcttctttcttctatTTATTTTCTTATTGCAATATACTCACGTTCTTCATCCAAACAGTATTGGAATTTTCTTAATTCGGATAACGAAAGAATAAAGGATGATTGCTAG